The Brassica napus cultivar Da-Ae chromosome C1, Da-Ae, whole genome shotgun sequence DNA segment AGACTGTTGAGCCGCCTGATGGTGAGCATTTTCTTTTTAGATGGATGTTGATACAGTTGTATGACTTGTTTTCAGGCTTGCCATGCAAGGATATCAGCTCCTGGTGCACAGTTAGGTTTGCCTGAGCTGCAACTCGGTGTTATTCCTGGGTTTGGAGGTAGTTATTCAAATTTGTTGATTGCTAAGTCCATAATCGTGTTTTCCCTTCAGCTGTATACGAGTTTTGATCACATAGGAGGCAAAATCTTTGACTCCTATGAACAATCATATGTGATCATGTAATAATTCAACTCGCTTTCATTTTTATCTTCCTGATTATGCTCTTTTGGATTGATGCAGGAACACAGCGTCTTCCACGTCTTGTCGGTCTCACAAAAGCCCTTGAAATGATTTTGGTACGTCAGTGCCTTAATTTTATGGTTGGGTTAAGTATGCTTTGGTTTAAATGTAACGGCATTCTTTTGTTGAAACATATAGACATCTAAGCCGGTTAAAGCCGAGGAAGGTCATTCATTGGGTCTTGTTGATGCTGTCGTGCCACCTGCCGAGATACTAAACGCTGCTCGTCGCTGGGCCCTTGACATAGCCGAAAGGAGAAAACCGTGGGTTTGTAGTGTTTTAAAGACTGATAAGTTACCTCCTCTTGGAGAGGCAAGGGAAATACTGAAGTTTGCCAGAGAGCAGACACGCAAGCAAGCCCCCAACCTGAAACACCCCTTAATGTGCCTTGAGGCTGTTGAAGTGGGTATTGTTTCTGGTCCGAGGGCTGGTTTAGAGAAGGTATATTACTATCTTGTCGTCTCTTTGTTATATGTTCTTCAATGTTTCCCCCAAGACTAGTAACCCTTTACGAATTTCCATCACATTGTCACTTACAGGAGGCTCAAGTAGGCTCACAAGTGGTAAACCTGGATACCACCAAAAGCTTGATCCATGTTTTCTTTTCTCAGCGAGGAACTACAAAGGTCTGTGAGTGTTTAGCAGTGTCAtttagacatttttttttttttttttgaaacaattttgaCATATATCCACTTTATTTTCTTTACAATATTAAAGCTTTCTCTATTTTGATTCCTTCCAATTTATCTTATTGACAGGTTCCTGGAGTTACTGATCGTGGGTTGGTGCCAAGGAAGATTAAAAAGGTAGCCATCATCGGAGGCGGGTTGATGGGATCTGGAATAGCCACTGCATTGATCCTCAGTAACTATTCAGTGATTCTCAAGGAAGTAAATGAGAAATTCCTAGAGGCTGGAATTGGCAGGGTCAAAGGTAGAGATGGATTGACACACATTGCTTACCATTGAATAGCAAAAGCTTGATGTGActaatttcattaatttaaccAGCTAATCTTCAGAGTCGTGTAAAGAAAGGAAGGATGTCTCAGGAAAAGTTTGAGAAAACCATGTCACTCCTTAAAGGTTCACTTGACTATGAAAGCTTTAGGGATGTGGATATGGTCATCGAGGTAATAATCAGCATATTGAAGCTGAAATTGTTTTCTATATGACTTTGCTTGATGTCTTTTTTTGGTGGCTTGAACAGGCTGTCATTGAGAATATATCTTTGAAGCAGCAAATTTTTGCTGATCTAGAGAAGTACTGTCCTCAACATTGTATCCTTGCAACCAACACATCTACCATTGATTTAAACAAAATTGGGGAGCGGACCAAGTCTCAAGATCGGATTGTCGGAGCACATTTTTTCAGGTGATCACTTATCTTTTGGAATTTGGATGAATGTATAAGTGAAAGACTGATTATTCATTTTCTTGATGCAGTCCAGCACATGTCATGCCACTACTTGAAATAGTTCGGACCAATCGTACCTCTCCTCAAGTAATTGTTGACCTGTTAGATGTTGGGAAGAAGATTAAGAAAACGCCAGTCGTAGTTGGAAACTGCACGGGGTTTGCAGTTAATAGGATGTTCTTCCCATACACACAGGCAGCTATGTTCCTTGCTGAGCGTGGAACAGATCCGTATCTAATCGACAGGGCAGTCAGCAAGTTTGGAATGCCAATGGGTCCCTTCAGGTACATCCCATTGTAAAAATCCAAATGTCAATCTCATTCACCTTTTTTTTAACTGTATTTTTGTTATATGAACGAGTAGATTGTGCGACCTGGTTGGATTCGGTGTGGCGATTGCAACCGCAACACAATTCATCGAGAACTTCCCAGAACGGACAAACAAATCTATGATTATCCCACTCATGCAAGAGGACAAGAGAGCTGGTATATAAGAGAGAACAGCTAGATGATGTTTTTATTGACTGTTGTGAACTTATCTGTTGATTTCAGGTGAAGCCACACGTAAAGGTTTCTATCTTTATGATGATAAGCGCAAGGCTAAACCTGATCCTGAAATAAAGAAATATATCGAGAAGGCAAGAAGCCTCTCAGGAGTGAGCCTTGACCCTAAGGTATCTCTCTGTCCAAAAAATCAAGTAAAGATCTCTATATCTGTCACTGTTCTTTTCTCACTCTGATTGATTGTTGTGGCTTGCAGTTGGAGAAACTGTCGGAGAAGGAAATTATTGAAATGACGTTTTTCCCAGTAGTGAACGAGGCGTGTAGAGTTTTTGCGGAAGGTATTGCAGTCAAAGCAGCAGACCTTGACATCGCTGGTATAATGGGAATGGGATTTCCACCTTACAGGTCAGTGTTGTCATCAAATAAATGCTGTAATTCCCAAATCCACATCAGACTCTCTTTTGCTCATTGTGTGTTTGATAAAAATCTCTTGTGAACAGAGGAGGAATCATGTTCTGGGCTGATTCCATTGGATCAAAATACATTCACTCGAAGCTAGATGAGTGGTCCAAGACTTATGGGGATTTCTTTAAGCCTTGTGCTTTCTTGGCTGAAAGGGGATCTAAGGGAGCTCCTCTGGTGAGagtatttctttcttttatgatGGCTGTTAACAAAATCTATTTCAGCTTGGCTTATATTACATGATTATTACTCAAATCAAATTAACATACTAGCATGACTGTTTCTCTAAACATGTCCAATTCAGATTATTGACTATTCTTCCAATCTGTGTTGCAGAGCGCTCCCTTGGAACAGACCAGATCGCGGTTGTAATGTCAGCGTTTCAACGGAAGCTTTTCTTTGCTGCATCTACTGTGTGTTCTTTGTGTCCACATCTACTTGCCAGAAAGTTGGGATATTTGACCTTGGGAGCTTTTAAAATAAAGTCTCATCTCGGACAGATGAGTCTGGGAGAAAGTAGAAAGTGAGTTCTGAGTGGCGATAAGATTTGTGTATGTAATGTATGATGATGTCTTACGAAGCCGTCAGATACATTTGTTGTAATCTATGACTTAAGTCCCAACAACATCAATGTCTTGAATGATTAATTGATAATTTAATGAGTTAAGTCCCAAGCAATATGGAACTCAACTTTTTATACAACGCAGGGAccgtaaaactaaaataaaatagtgaATTGACGTCGAACTAAGTATCTGGGTGTAGCATTTCTTGTATTGATAAATCCTACCGGCTGATCCGATCAGTTTCGGAAGAAACACACTTAGTGTTCTGGTTATCACACTGCTCGGCCCGAGTTCCGACTAATGTCAGAGACGAACCAATCATTTATTATGATCTACCGTATAAACTACGCCCGGACTGGTCAAATGATGATAACTTAATTTGCAGGAGAATCGAATAAATCTCAAGAGATTGCCACTAGACTACCACCACAAGAGATTACCACTAGATTACCACCACTTGGTCAGGTGTAGTAGCATTTTGAAATGCAAGGGATATAGATGAGAACTTATGTgtataaaattagatttttttcgtAATAACTAAACATGACATAAATGGACCATATAAATAGAGGAACTGGAGAAATGAACGATAAGACAAAGAACTGTGCAATAAATTTAGACGAGGGAAAAGACACGAGCAATCAAAACTTTGGACCACCTTTTGTGTGTTTCTCTACGTCTCTGCTTTCGATATGTTATAGATTACAGATCTTCGTGATTATAGACAAGTGTGGAAATAAGATTTTACATAATACATGCTTTGGTTTATCGTCATGTCGTGGTCGATTTTTTCACATGTTTATCCTCAAAAGATATGAGAAACAGAATATCTAAAAATGATTGATGTGTCTATGATATCTAAACATATGACGATAAGCCAATAGCATAAAACTACGCATACTCATGGACGTTGTTCTACGTGAATATGTCGTAGTAATATTCTTAGATTTGAGTAGCATATATAATACGATAATCTGAATGACTGAATCTGACTTACACcatttatatgataaaaaatGCTCTCAATCATATAAGCTAACCCCATATTTAGACGTGGATTACGAATTAATACTGTGCGATTTTATAAGTTAAATACAATGGATAAAGAGAggtaattaaataattaaatgattTTGTATGCTTGGTTGGCTCCTATCAAACGGAAGCCGGTGAATTTCCCAATTAACAAAactactaggttaagacccgcgccttgcgcgggataaacattatatatgaaaattattttatatattatatatttataacatattatgaaataataaatatatattgaataattaaaaagtcattatctactacttatattattaaattggtgcgaacatataaataaatttaataaatcgaaaaaatattttttcctatttgatatgatatataattaaatttaaatgatagtaacatatatatggtatatgttaatattaatatttattagatgatgctttttgttcatattttttttaatcatttgtatctattatagcaaaaagtctaaattagtgataacaaaattttcactgtgggaataatggtttaagtaatttataatattttaaaaaattaagttgtcaatattttttcaaattttttatcaaaaaaaatgttcaaaataaatttcaaaattacgatatttatgtatttttatatggcatatagtttaatttaaaatgatacatatttttatatatttttaattattgatacttattaaatgagacttttaacttatattatttttcaattatttgtatcatgtcataacaaaagtttaaatcatagatcacaaaatttgaatgtgaaacttttaacagttttagtaatttatactcgtttttaaaaattaaaaatataatatataaataatttttttaatttttattatatcgttactatgattgtttgatttattttaatagcttaaaattaaacaaatataattataatacacacttatttttatcaaatctttattattcaaaatcattaattgtcatatatactttagtcacattaggcaattccgtaatcttatttaaggaaataataaatcacattaataatgtatatattgtggtttaataaaaaacttattatatatttaaatggaccaacctatttctctaaggattctaagaatcattctagtaaTGACACGttgctacaaaaaaatgttgcaatgcttctcaaataatatataggggataggATAAGTGATATTTAATACACTAACATGCATGGGTCCGGACTTATAAGAGCACTAACATGGGAAACAACTAGGGTATTTTGCGTagtaaatgtatttatttttccttcttGTCAATTATCAATGTTTATTTATGGCTTAAACTTAATTACTTAACTAAGCTAGTTGATCATAACACTTCAATGATATGAGAAAAGTCGACGACCACAAGATATACgttgcagtttttttttgtacaattgaatttaattaaaaatttaagtgAACTAAAACGATGGTTGCATCAAATTTCAGCAAAAATAATCAAAGTTACAAGTTCGAGTTTCGATCAATGAGAGGGAACTAAAAACATGCTTTGGATTTTGGCTAGAAAAGATTCTGGACTCTGAACCAAAAGTCCCTCTAAGTTTTCTCTAAATAATAAATGTGCATTTCCACACAAAAATTAGGGTCTACTTAACTAGGTctaattaattaaactaaaattgtTCTGTATAATCTTTTAGATCATCAAATGTTTAGTTTATTCATCATTTGGAATCAGATTCTGACTAAACTACATTATCCTAAAATAGTTTAAGatgtgtttttttcttcaatttatgcatttaaaccaaactaaaaaaaagattttgaataatattacCCCATTTCATATTTTCAGCTTTGATATATATAACCAGTTGATTGGTATACACCAGATCttcaaataaaaagtaaaatctacaaaaataaataatcaaagggGGTGGTCTTAACGGTACAGGTCAGAAGTCCCACGTGCACTTGGGGGGATCTCGACGAcgcctttctctttctcttacaAACTctctcatctcatctcactCACAAACAagtaaactctctctctttctcaaaaGAAGCTAAAAGCTCAGTTTCTCCTTCATTACACACATAaacagagaaacaagagagGACTCAACGAGTTTGGTTTTCTTCATCATCGTTGTTTAATCTTCTTGTAATGGTGGAACACAAAGATCAAGACATGGGAGAAGGGATGCAATGCATAACACATCCTTACACAAAAAACCCTGGTGGTATCTGCCCCTTATGTCTCCAAGAAAAGCTCGGTAAGCTTGTCACTTCCTCTTTCCCTCTCCCTAAACCAAACCACCTCTCTTCTCCCAAATCTTCCTCCTCTCCTTCTTCCAACACCTCTCTTGCTCTATCCCTCTCATCTGGAAGCAACGGAAGagacaataacaacaacaacaacctccCGTTTGTAATTGCCAAGAAGAAGAGTATGCTCgcagcttcttcatcctcttcaGCTAATCTTATCTACAAGAGAAGCAAGTCAACGGCTGCTTCATACGGTGAGGGTTTCAACCAGAGGAAGCGAAGTGGGTTCTGGTCCTTTCTTCATCTCTACTCTTCCAAACACCAAACCACCAAAAAAGTTAGCCATTCTTCTAAGCCAAGAAACCAGATAACAGCAGAGACACCCAAGAGGGTTGTTGGTGGAGGAGGTATTGATATGATagtggaggaagaagatgagagtACTAACAACAAAGTTGTTGTAGAAACGCCAACAAACAGTGTTGGCAGTggtagtggtggtggtggatctTCTTTTGGGAGGAAAGTGTTGAGGTCTAGATCTGTAGGATGTGGAAGCAGAAGCTTCTCTGGAGACTTCTTTGAGAGGATCTCTAATGGGTTTGGAGATTGCGCACTGAGAAGGATTGAGTCACAGAGAGAATCCACAAAGGTTATTAgtaatggtggtggtggtggtgaagcAGCTGATGATGCCATGAGTGAAATGGTTAAATGTGGTGGTATCTTTGGTGGGTTTATGATTATGACATCATCAGCATCATCAACCGTTGTTCATCATAAGATGGCGAATAGAAGCTGGGGATGGGCTTTTGCTAGTCCAATGAGAGCCAAGACTAATAGTCATAGAGATCGTACTATTACAGAGTCTTCAACTACTGACAAGAACACATCTCCAAACTTGGACTCAGTTCcttccttggttgctatgaaaAGCTAAAAGAGATAAATTATAAAGTACTTTTAATCTCTATATAATATCATATTTCATTCAtgtgtttagttagttatttgGACATTGGTTCGATCTTTTGAGTACAACTAGTAATGTAATGTCacactattttctatttcatgCTATGTTCATCTTCATACTCACAAAAGCTTGAAACCTTTAGGAGGATACAATTTCTGTTTGGTCTTGTTTTTTCTATGATTATGTTCTTATTAATGGATCATTATTACCTAATAAACATTAAACAATGTCGAATTTTGTCTTGTAGTACTATTATATTTGTTAGGCCTAATATTTGtatcaaaagattcaaaaccCACTTGAAAAGCAGTCAACAGGTTTTAGGGTTCTGAGTATTAAATGAGTGGAATCAAAAGGCCACATGCTTTTGCACATGCATTATGATTCCAACACTCACTAGTTTTAtcttcttattttgttttggagCCCCACAAATTACAAGTTAAGAcatgcaacaacaacaagaagtcAACAACATCTACAACACTATCATCAATTTAGTTAGATCACCAACCAGCTAATCTGTATATAACATCACACTAAATGCAAAGCCAACATGTAGTTTGCTGGCCGACCAAAACCACAAGTTTGTAAGGTGGGGGGAAACATTGAAATGTCTATATATAGTGACATCACAAAGCTGTTAGGAATATTAACATTAACAAATTCATATTTGATAATGAGATGATATAATTAATAAGTGGGATTTTTTTCAGACATAACAGCAGTGTTGTGATATCATTAACAAATTCAGATTGAATAATCAGATGATGTAATGTGTGTGGAAGTGATGGTCCGGGACAATGACATCAAAAGTGGTCCACGAGGGTGAAAAATATAAAGACGAACAATTCTGCAGAGTGACAGAAGGGAAAAAGGCTGCCTTCTGACTAAACTCTgttcatataaattatttttgatatatattcaatttttgtttgttcttcatGGGGACCCAAATTTGTACTTGTCATACATAATCCAAAAACCTGCAgaaaaatagatacttcagaCGTGACCATGTGAATACGATCAATTTCCCGCTGTGAAATATTTATGAAGCATCTTTTGGTACTTTTATTACATCAAAATGTAGTAGAACCCATTAAGATCTTAATAACTATTACTCTATTAGTCCTTGCATTTGACATTTTTGGTTACTAGAAAGTAAACAAATGTCATTGCATTCTGGAGTTTCCGTTGAGGCAGTATCAGCGAACGCACTGTTTAGTGTATATAatagttttttcttcttgttgctTTTCAGCCAAGTATGTCTTTTGTTTTTGACATGTTCTGAAGCAGGTACTTGATTGTTTGACTATCACGTAACTTCTTAACATTGATGTATACGTATTTTTTGGTTGCAAAAGTTGGAATGGAGCAAGCATGCTTGATGTTCATACTATGCCATGTAATACATGTACAAGTATCACACTAAGGTTAGAAACATTGATTCTAAGTAATAAGTTTGGTGAGAGTAATAAGCTTTGATATCTTTATTCAACcacattattttaatttttaatttttaatttagaaaattttaaaatatcaaattcaaTGCATTTAATAgtgaaaatttgtaaaaaaagaagaagatagaatagtgagaaaaaaatcattcaaattTTCACTACCAACAGAGATAACAGTCATAACACAACCACATTGTTATCCTTTTCTGTATGTacaccaaaatatttaagaacaCAACTAACTTAGTAACTCTCTCCAACACTATCTACATGAAAAACCTTTCAAAACTAttctcttttcaaaaaaaaaaatcactcagCTCTCAGTTGCAGAATCTCCTTCGCTGTCCTAACCCGGAAGTATGCCATATGTTCCTGTGCAAAATCACGCAAACATCTTTAACATTCAGCACTCTTTAGTCTCTCTCTCACACGATAACAGTTTCTAAATAGAGTTTCCTTTGATTTTACCTCAGTGAAACAAAGATCCAGACCTCTGCTGTAGAAGTCCATGTACTTCAGCATAAACATTCCACAATCAAATCTGCAAAATACAGAGAAACAAGTCACACACAGCTA contains these protein-coding regions:
- the LOC106346097 gene encoding glyoxysomal fatty acid beta-oxidation multifunctional protein MFP-a-like, yielding MASRTKGKTTMEVGGDGVAVVTIINPPVNSLSFDVLDNLKSNYEEALSRNDVKAIVITGEKGKFSGGFDISGFGEVQKGTRKEPKVGYLSIDILTDLFEAARKPSVAAIDGLALGGGLELAMACHARISAPGAQLGLPELQLGVIPGFGGTQRLPRLVGLTKALEMILTSKPVKAEEGHSLGLVDAVVPPAEILNAARRWALDIAERRKPWVCSVLKTDKLPPLGEAREILKFAREQTRKQAPNLKHPLMCLEAVEVGIVSGPRAGLEKEAQVGSQVVNLDTTKSLIHVFFSQRGTTKVPGVTDRGLVPRKIKKVAIIGGGLMGSGIATALILSNYSVILKEVNEKFLEAGIGRVKANLQSRVKKGRMSQEKFEKTMSLLKGSLDYESFRDVDMVIEAVIENISLKQQIFADLEKYCPQHCILATNTSTIDLNKIGERTKSQDRIVGAHFFSPAHVMPLLEIVRTNRTSPQVIVDLLDVGKKIKKTPVVVGNCTGFAVNRMFFPYTQAAMFLAERGTDPYLIDRAVSKFGMPMGPFRLCDLVGFGVAIATATQFIENFPERTNKSMIIPLMQEDKRAGEATRKGFYLYDDKRKAKPDPEIKKYIEKARSLSGVSLDPKLEKLSEKEIIEMTFFPVVNEACRVFAEGIAVKAADLDIAGIMGMGFPPYRGGIMFWADSIGSKYIHSKLDEWSKTYGDFFKPCAFLAERGSKGAPLSAPLEQTRSRL
- the LOC106346099 gene encoding uncharacterized protein LOC106346099 translates to MVEHKDQDMGEGMQCITHPYTKNPGGICPLCLQEKLGKLVTSSFPLPKPNHLSSPKSSSSPSSNTSLALSLSSGSNGRDNNNNNNLPFVIAKKKSMLAASSSSSANLIYKRSKSTAASYGEGFNQRKRSGFWSFLHLYSSKHQTTKKVSHSSKPRNQITAETPKRVVGGGGIDMIVEEEDESTNNKVVVETPTNSVGSGSGGGGSSFGRKVLRSRSVGCGSRSFSGDFFERISNGFGDCALRRIESQRESTKVISNGGGGGEAADDAMSEMVKCGGIFGGFMIMTSSASSTVVHHKMANRSWGWAFASPMRAKTNSHRDRTITESSTTDKNTSPNLDSVPSLVAMKS